DNA sequence from the Halococcus salsus genome:
GACGTCGACCTCGTCCCGCACCGCCTCCACGACGTCCGGGAACTGCTCGGTGACGTCCTCGAGCCGGCGGGTGAACACCCGAACCGCGTCGCCGTCGACGTGGATCTTCACCCGCATCCCGTCGTACTTGTACTCGAGCAGCGGGCGGTCGGTCGACGCCAGCGCGTCGTCGAGACCCTCGGCTTTCTGCGCCAGCATGGCCTTCACCGGCCGGAAGAGCTCGACATCGAGTTCGTCGAGCCCCTCGCGTCCTCGGTCACGGGCCGTCTCACTCACGACGCGGAAGTCGTTCGTGACCTCGTAGGCACGTTCGACCGCCCGGACCGCGTCGTCGGAGCCGTCGAGAAACGCCCTCGCGAGTGCATCCCGGATGGTGCTCTCGCCGACGCCCAGCCGCATCGTCCCGACGATGGTTCGAACGACGTACCGGGCCTCGTCGGCGCTCGCGTCCCCGAGCAGATCCGCGATATCGTCGGTCGCTCGGGTTTGGCTGCCCGACCCCTCGTACGCGGCGAGCCCCCGAAGCGTGTCGTAGACCTGCCGGACCGAGAGGCTCCCCGAGAACAGCGTCGTCTGGACGCGGTTCTCGACCGCTTTCGCCGCGGCGTCGCCGAGGTCGCCCGTCTCGCGCCGCCAGTCACCGATCCGGTCCGCGTCGACGCCCGTCGCGTCGCTCAGGGCGTGAACCGTCAACGACGACGAGACGCCGAGGTCGTCGGGTTCCCACGAGGCGAAGACCCGCCCGCGAGCGAGGCCGGTGAGCTCGCCCAAGAGGTCACCGGCGTCGGCGAACAGCTCGGCGAGGATGGCCGTCTTCTCGAGCGTCGACGGGGTGGCGTCGAGACGGTCGTAGCACTCGACGAGCTGTGAATATTCCACGAGTAGTCGAGGACACGAAAACCAAAAAAGTCGCGGGTTGCGGACGCAACGCCCGGTCGAACGGTGAACGAAGGGGGCCGTCGTCCGTCGTCGACGGCTGGCTTCGAGACGAGCTACGAGCGCCGTCCGGGGTAGGTGTCCCGCCACGGCCGGACGCGTTCGAGCGCGGCGCTCGCCGCGAGCACCGTCTCGTCGGCGTGTCGCCGACCGACGACCTGGAGCCCGACCGGGAGTCCATCGACGAACCCCGCGGGTATCGACGCGACCGGGTGCCCGGGGAGGTTGAACGGCCAGGTGAGACACCAGTCCACGACCGGGTTCGCGACCGACGCCTCGTCGATCGTCTGGGGGCCGTCCCGCCCGTGTTCGAACGGGGGCACCGCCGTCGTCGGGGTCACGAGCAGGTCGTGCTCGTCGAGAACGGCCTCGACGGCGTCGTAGAAGTCGGTCCGTGGCCGGTCGGCGCGCTTGTACGAGACCGCGTCGGCGTCCTCGCCGATCCGGACCATCGTCCGCACCGAGGGCGAGAGCCGCTCGCGGTCGCCGTCACCGATGATGCCCTCGGCCTCGAACCCCTCGACCATCGAGGCGAACACGACGGTCGAGATCTGCGTGAACGCGTATCGGAGGTCCGACAGCGACCCGTCGTAGGGCGGGTCGGTTCGCTCGACGTCGTCCACGACGCCCGCGAGGTCGGCGAGCGCGTCGTCGGTGACGTCGGCGACGCGCTCGGCGACGTCGAAGATGCCGAGGTCGCGGCTGTACGCGACGCTGAGGTCGCTCGTGTCGCGGTCGAGCGCGTCACGGTAGGACTTCTCGGGTGCGGGAAGACTGTACGGGTCGCGCGGATGTGGTCCCGAGAGGACGTCGAGGGCGAGCGCGGCGTCCTCGACGGTCCGCGCGAGCGGGCCGATGCTCGTGAAGGGAGTCGACAGAACGAACCCGTCGGGTCGGGTGGCGGTCGGCACCCGGCCGAAGGAGGGTTTGAGCCCGTAGACGCCACAGAAGGCGGCGGGGACGCGTATCGATCCGCCCATGTCCGAGCCCTGGGCGAACGCCGCGAGGCCGTCGGCCACGGCGGCCGCGCTGCCGCCGGACGACCCGCCCGAGACCCGCTCGGGGTCGAAGGGGGTTCCCGTCCGGCCGTGGAACGGGTTCTCCGTGACGAGCTTGTGGCCGAACTCCGGGGCGTTCGTCGTGCCGACGACGACCGCGCCCGCGGCTTCGAGCCGTTCGGTGACGACGGCGCTCTCCTCGGGGACGAACTCCCCGACCGCCGCCGACCCCATCGTCGCCGGGATCCCCGCCTTGTAACCGAAGAGGTCCTTGAGCGCGACCGGCACCCCGGCGAGCGGGCCCGGGTCCTCGCCGCGCTCAACGGCCGCCTCGATCTCGTGGGCGCGCTCGCGGGCGTCGTCCTCGACGAGCGTGACGTACGCGTTCGTGACGTCGTTGCGGGCCGTGGCTCGGTCGAGGACCGTCTCGACGACGTCGACCGGCGACAGGTCGCCCGCGCGGACCCGCCCTGCGAGCGACGTCGCGGTGGTGAACGGGATATCGGACATAGATCCGCATCCCGCGTCGACACCAAAAGGGTTCCTGCGGTCGGTTCCCGTCGTCGGCGACCACTCGACCGTCCCGGATTCGGA
Encoded proteins:
- a CDS encoding ATP-dependent DNA ligase, which codes for MEYSQLVECYDRLDATPSTLEKTAILAELFADAGDLLGELTGLARGRVFASWEPDDLGVSSSLTVHALSDATGVDADRIGDWRRETGDLGDAAAKAVENRVQTTLFSGSLSVRQVYDTLRGLAAYEGSGSQTRATDDIADLLGDASADEARYVVRTIVGTMRLGVGESTIRDALARAFLDGSDDAVRAVERAYEVTNDFRVVSETARDRGREGLDELDVELFRPVKAMLAQKAEGLDDALASTDRPLLEYKYDGMRVKIHVDGDAVRVFTRRLEDVTEQFPDVVEAVRDEVDVENAIVEAEVVGYDPETGRPIPFQEFSKRIKRKTDIDELAAAYPVTVHAFDLLYHDGDPLVETALADRLSRLESVVVPESETVQRAENVRTDSLEAAEAFYGDALDDGQEGLMVKNLDAGYQPGSRVGYMLKVKPTMEPLDLVVVQAKWSAGRKSEWLGRLRLACWDADREELREVGRMFSGLTDAELREITDKLEPLIRSVEGRTAKLRPEVVVEVEYEAIQESTKYDSGYALRFPRFGGFRDDLGPEDADRFERVERLYEDQ
- a CDS encoding amidase; the protein is MSDIPFTTATSLAGRVRAGDLSPVDVVETVLDRATARNDVTNAYVTLVEDDARERAHEIEAAVERGEDPGPLAGVPVALKDLFGYKAGIPATMGSAAVGEFVPEESAVVTERLEAAGAVVVGTTNAPEFGHKLVTENPFHGRTGTPFDPERVSGGSSGGSAAAVADGLAAFAQGSDMGGSIRVPAAFCGVYGLKPSFGRVPTATRPDGFVLSTPFTSIGPLARTVEDAALALDVLSGPHPRDPYSLPAPEKSYRDALDRDTSDLSVAYSRDLGIFDVAERVADVTDDALADLAGVVDDVERTDPPYDGSLSDLRYAFTQISTVVFASMVEGFEAEGIIGDGDRERLSPSVRTMVRIGEDADAVSYKRADRPRTDFYDAVEAVLDEHDLLVTPTTAVPPFEHGRDGPQTIDEASVANPVVDWCLTWPFNLPGHPVASIPAGFVDGLPVGLQVVGRRHADETVLAASAALERVRPWRDTYPGRRS